A single Nostoc sp. PCC 7107 DNA region contains:
- a CDS encoding M15 family metallopeptidase encodes MRPYHHISIVECGEPLVEIPLQLFAVESPHPYAKLGAIYGEYSPYYLRQRVVENLITAQNYLESLHPHWRIQIFDGYRPVTVQQFMVDYSFATALTERRLIEAELSPNQRQEIWEAVYQIWAVPSMDEKTPPPHSTGAAVDVTLVDDAGQVVNMGSPIDELSERSHPDYYANHHHPDAKQYHAHRQLLNDVMLKAGFQRNPREWWHFCFGDQMWAWLNHQANPANHFTACYGRIL; translated from the coding sequence ATGAGACCTTATCACCATATCTCTATTGTTGAATGCGGTGAACCTCTGGTAGAGATTCCTCTGCAACTGTTTGCGGTAGAGTCGCCCCATCCTTATGCAAAACTGGGTGCGATTTATGGGGAATATTCTCCATATTATCTCCGCCAACGTGTTGTGGAAAATTTAATCACAGCCCAAAATTACTTGGAGTCACTACATCCTCATTGGCGGATACAAATTTTTGACGGCTATCGCCCGGTGACTGTACAGCAGTTTATGGTTGATTACAGCTTTGCGACAGCATTAACAGAGAGGCGGCTGATAGAAGCAGAGTTATCACCAAATCAACGCCAAGAAATTTGGGAAGCGGTTTACCAAATTTGGGCTGTACCTAGTATGGATGAAAAAACGCCGCCGCCTCATAGTACAGGGGCGGCGGTGGATGTCACGTTAGTCGATGATGCAGGCCAAGTAGTGAATATGGGTTCGCCTATAGATGAATTGTCAGAGCGATCGCATCCCGATTATTATGCCAATCATCACCATCCAGATGCAAAACAATATCATGCCCACCGTCAGCTGTTAAATGATGTCATGTTAAAAGCTGGCTTTCAACGTAATCCTAGAGAGTGGTGGCATTTTTGTTTCGGTGATCAAATGTGGGCTTGGCTGAATCATCAAGCGAATCCAGCTAATCATTTTACAGCCTGTTATGGTCGAATTTTATAG